From the Aquitalea magnusonii genome, one window contains:
- a CDS encoding ABC transporter permease subunit produces the protein MKPSKPLSYAVLGFGYSFLYLPILLLIIYSFNESKLVTVWSGFSTKWYWALLEDDELITAALLSIKIALMTATASVVVGTWAGFVLARLNRFRLFPLFAGMVNAPLVIPEVIQGISLLLLFVAMEQAFGWPEGRGVFTIWIGHVMLCVSYVAIIVQSRVRELNRSLEEAAMDLGARPLKVFFVITLPLISQALVSGWLLSFTLSLDDLVLTAFLSGPGSTTLPMVVFSRVRLGLNPEMNALATLFILVVSVGVVAGNLYMRSAQRKRDREMQLAFKQA, from the coding sequence ATGAAACCCAGCAAACCGCTGTCTTATGCGGTACTTGGCTTTGGCTACTCTTTCCTGTACCTGCCCATCCTGCTGCTCATCATCTACTCGTTCAACGAGTCCAAGCTGGTGACGGTATGGTCTGGTTTCTCCACCAAGTGGTACTGGGCGCTGCTGGAGGATGATGAGCTGATCACCGCCGCCCTGCTCAGCATCAAGATTGCGCTGATGACGGCAACGGCATCGGTGGTGGTGGGAACCTGGGCCGGTTTCGTGCTGGCGCGGCTTAACCGCTTCCGCCTGTTCCCGCTGTTTGCCGGCATGGTCAATGCACCGCTGGTGATTCCCGAGGTGATCCAGGGTATTTCGCTGTTGCTGCTGTTTGTGGCCATGGAGCAGGCTTTTGGCTGGCCGGAAGGTCGTGGCGTGTTCACCATCTGGATTGGCCACGTGATGCTGTGCGTGTCCTATGTGGCCATCATCGTGCAATCCCGTGTGCGTGAGCTTAATCGTTCGCTGGAAGAGGCCGCGATGGACCTGGGAGCGCGCCCGCTGAAGGTGTTCTTTGTGATCACGCTGCCGCTGATTTCGCAAGCGCTGGTTTCCGGCTGGTTGCTGTCTTTCACCCTGTCGCTGGACGACCTGGTGCTGACTGCCTTCCTGTCCGGTCCGGGCTCCACCACGCTGCCCATGGTGGTGTTCTCCCGCGTACGTCTGGGTCTGAACCCGGAAATGAATGCGCTGGCCACCCTGTTCATCCTGGTGGTGTCGGTGGGCGTTGTGGCGGGCAACCTCTATATGCGTTCCGCTCAGCGTAAGCGCGATCGCGAAATGCAGTTGGCTTTCAAGCAAGCCTGA
- a CDS encoding DUF3138 family protein, translated as MRKLLISALIAGLPGVAMADAKGDEIAKLKAQLEALQAQMQQLQQAVNAATAAKAPDADDGNAELKQRVAGMEMKVDKLSTDASEGPIAGLSVTGYLDPTYLYNRSGKSAGFQFVNHNSGYAYTNSTFGDVYLDIKKTFGVGPMAPSAEISILPNRGSGNTLLDGGGTNNIINTAIINFPVSDTTQLVAGLMNSFGGYEVQQSNQMNTITHGLLYDFSDPGSYVGAGFNWAHGAWATKFMIANEQYRTSANSLNTNNGKSANNTPSVTGRFDYTWSSALDIGGSANVGRQSLVAHTDSSGNADKTYGYQGTSSNPYSNYYFAELDATYTMTDGVLNAELDYGRQKQAAWNGGDAVWYGFSLLAHQKWNSDWFGRMGATLRYDYLNDSKNGGGGGGIALSSGTNSVTGGNYAGVDSTNGFGISQACFNSSSVNGTDCAGATRQALTAALLFYPTDQLTLKMEVRHDWANRDVFLRNDGSYRKSNDIFAAQAVYSF; from the coding sequence ATGAGGAAATTGTTGATCAGTGCTCTGATCGCAGGTCTTCCCGGCGTAGCCATGGCCGATGCCAAGGGAGACGAAATCGCCAAGCTCAAGGCCCAGCTAGAGGCTCTGCAGGCGCAAATGCAACAACTGCAACAGGCGGTGAATGCGGCCACCGCAGCCAAGGCACCCGATGCGGATGACGGCAATGCCGAACTGAAGCAGCGTGTGGCCGGCATGGAAATGAAGGTGGACAAGCTGAGCACCGATGCCAGCGAAGGGCCGATTGCCGGCTTGAGCGTGACTGGCTATCTGGACCCGACTTATCTGTATAACCGTAGCGGCAAGAGTGCGGGCTTCCAGTTCGTCAACCACAACAGTGGCTATGCCTATACCAATAGCACCTTTGGTGATGTCTACCTGGACATCAAGAAAACCTTTGGTGTTGGCCCGATGGCACCCAGTGCCGAAATCAGCATCTTGCCCAATCGTGGCTCCGGTAATACCTTGCTGGACGGCGGCGGTACCAACAACATCATCAATACTGCCATCATCAACTTCCCGGTATCGGACACCACCCAGTTGGTGGCCGGCCTGATGAACAGCTTTGGTGGCTACGAAGTTCAGCAATCCAACCAGATGAACACCATCACCCATGGCTTGCTGTACGACTTCAGCGATCCGGGCAGCTATGTTGGTGCCGGTTTCAACTGGGCGCACGGCGCATGGGCCACCAAGTTCATGATTGCCAACGAGCAGTACCGCACCTCGGCAAATTCCTTGAATACCAATAATGGCAAGTCTGCCAATAACACGCCCAGTGTAACCGGTCGCTTTGATTACACCTGGAGCAGTGCGCTGGATATCGGTGGTTCTGCCAATGTGGGACGACAGTCACTGGTGGCGCATACCGACTCCAGTGGCAATGCCGACAAGACCTACGGCTATCAGGGTACGTCTAGCAACCCGTATAGCAATTACTACTTTGCCGAGCTGGATGCCACTTACACCATGACCGACGGTGTGCTGAATGCCGAACTGGATTATGGTCGCCAGAAGCAGGCAGCCTGGAACGGTGGTGATGCCGTATGGTATGGCTTTTCACTGCTGGCCCATCAGAAATGGAATTCCGACTGGTTCGGCCGCATGGGTGCCACCTTGCGCTATGACTACCTGAACGACAGCAAGAACGGCGGCGGTGGCGGTGGTATCGCGCTTTCCTCGGGTACGAATAGTGTAACTGGCGGAAATTACGCTGGTGTCGATAGCACCAACGGCTTCGGTATTTCGCAAGCCTGTTTCAATAGCAGCAGTGTCAATGGCACGGACTGCGCCGGCGCTACCCGTCAGGCTTTGACCGCAGCCTTGCTGTTCTACCCCACCGACCAGCTTACCCTGAAGATGGAAGTGCGCCACGACTGGGCCAATCGTGATGTGTTCCTGCGTAACGATGGCAGCTATCGCAAGAGCAACGATATCTTTGCCGCCCAGGCGGTGTACAGCTTCTGA
- a CDS encoding MBL fold metallo-hydrolase has product MLKRPDWMAAMFNRLPYQARPGKTHHGPAGYRNLYPFALPSLASLLYWKLSSLWRQPPDHRPEMIPVCAGDAAALRTNRRRPSITWLGHASSFIQLEGMNVLIDPVLSPRVSPFGFVGPKRQVAMPLDLPALPRIDLVLLTHLHYDHLDFATLRRLAGQQGGAPHIVLPLGVSRAARAAGIPAERIVELDWWQACRHGPLRILLTPAHHWSNRGPWGDLNRALWGGFLLEGGGKKIWFPGDTGYRAELFHEIGLHIGPVDFALLPIGAYEPRKIMRAQHVNPEEAVRIFRHVAARKAWAVHWGTFILTDEPIQQPMAELAMALREQHVSAADFMLPAIGETIWL; this is encoded by the coding sequence ATGCTCAAACGCCCAGACTGGATGGCCGCCATGTTCAACCGGCTGCCGTATCAAGCCCGCCCTGGCAAAACTCACCATGGCCCGGCTGGCTATCGCAATCTTTACCCCTTTGCCTTGCCATCGCTGGCCAGCCTGCTGTACTGGAAACTGTCCAGCCTGTGGCGGCAACCGCCGGATCACCGGCCCGAGATGATTCCGGTTTGTGCTGGGGATGCCGCAGCGCTGCGTACCAATCGGCGGCGGCCCAGCATCACCTGGCTGGGGCATGCCAGCAGCTTTATCCAGCTGGAAGGCATGAATGTGCTGATCGATCCCGTGCTGTCACCCAGAGTGTCGCCGTTTGGGTTTGTCGGTCCCAAGCGGCAGGTAGCCATGCCGCTGGATCTGCCCGCGCTGCCACGTATCGACCTGGTGCTGCTGACCCACTTGCATTACGACCATCTGGATTTTGCCACCCTGCGGCGTCTGGCCGGACAGCAGGGCGGTGCGCCGCATATTGTGCTGCCGCTGGGGGTATCGCGGGCGGCACGGGCGGCAGGCATTCCCGCAGAGCGCATCGTCGAGCTGGACTGGTGGCAGGCTTGTCGGCATGGCCCCTTGCGCATCCTGCTGACACCGGCGCACCACTGGAGTAATCGCGGGCCATGGGGCGACCTTAACCGGGCGCTGTGGGGAGGCTTTTTGCTGGAAGGCGGCGGCAAGAAAATCTGGTTTCCCGGTGATACCGGTTATCGTGCCGAATTGTTTCATGAGATTGGCCTGCATATCGGCCCGGTAGACTTTGCGCTGCTGCCTATTGGTGCGTATGAACCGCGCAAGATCATGCGGGCGCAGCATGTCAATCCGGAGGAGGCGGTGCGCATTTTCCGGCATGTGGCTGCGCGCAAGGCCTGGGCGGTACACTGGGGAACCTTCATTCTGACAGACGAGCCGATCCAGCAGCCCATGGCCGAACTGGCGATGGCCTTGCGTGAACAACATGTCAGTGCCGCGGATTTCATGCTGCCGGCCATTGGCGAAACCATCTGGTTGTAA
- the argS gene encoding arginine--tRNA ligase, which yields MTILQLINERVQAALAAAGAPEAPAVIQPASKPEFGDYQANGVMGAAKVLKTNPRELAQKVVAALDLQGIADKVEIAGPGFINIHLAPEYLARRSEAALKDDKLGISPVAAQRVMVEYSSPNLAKEMHVGHLRSSIIGDALARVMEFLGHDVVRANHVGDWGTQFGMLTAYLVEIRQAGDNALELSDLETFYRNAKERFDESEEFADRARDYVVRLQGGDEEVLKLWAQFVDISLKHCEAVYQKLNVGLKREHVRGESAYNDDLPVIVEELRAAGLLSESEGAEVVFLEEFRTQDDEPMGVIIRKKDGGFLYTTTDLGAVRYRHKVLNLDRVIYVVDARQSQHFAQMFSICRKAGFAPESMKLEHIGFGVMMGDDGKPFKTRSGGTVKLIELLDEAEERAYALVSEKNPELSEAEKREIAAAVGIGAVKYADLSKNRMSDYIFNWDTMLAFEGNTAPYLQYAYTRVQSVFRKAENVDANAPIVITEPAEKHLAAALAQFEDTLLSVAEGCYPHYLSNYLYQIATLFSRFYEACPILKSEGEVRASRLQLAALTAKTLRTGLDLLGIKVLEAM from the coding sequence ATGACAATTCTGCAGTTGATCAATGAACGGGTACAGGCAGCGCTGGCCGCTGCCGGTGCGCCGGAAGCGCCGGCTGTGATCCAGCCGGCTTCCAAGCCGGAATTCGGTGACTATCAAGCCAATGGCGTCATGGGTGCAGCCAAGGTACTCAAGACCAATCCGCGCGAGCTGGCGCAGAAGGTGGTCGCCGCGCTCGACCTGCAAGGCATTGCCGACAAGGTGGAAATCGCCGGTCCGGGTTTCATCAATATTCATCTTGCCCCTGAATATCTGGCCCGCCGCAGCGAAGCTGCCCTGAAGGACGACAAGCTGGGCATCAGCCCGGTAGCGGCCCAGCGCGTGATGGTGGAGTACTCCTCGCCCAATCTGGCCAAGGAAATGCACGTCGGCCACCTGCGCTCGTCGATTATTGGTGACGCACTGGCACGGGTGATGGAATTCCTGGGTCACGATGTGGTGCGTGCCAACCACGTGGGCGACTGGGGTACCCAGTTCGGCATGCTGACCGCCTATCTGGTGGAAATTCGTCAGGCTGGTGACAACGCGCTGGAATTGTCCGATCTGGAAACCTTCTACCGCAACGCCAAGGAGCGCTTTGACGAAAGCGAAGAGTTTGCCGACCGCGCCCGTGACTATGTGGTGCGCCTGCAAGGCGGTGACGAAGAAGTGCTCAAGCTGTGGGCGCAGTTTGTCGACATCTCGCTCAAGCATTGCGAAGCGGTGTATCAAAAGCTGAATGTCGGCCTCAAGCGCGAGCATGTGCGCGGCGAGTCCGCCTATAACGACGACCTGCCGGTGATTGTGGAAGAACTGCGTGCCGCTGGCCTGCTGAGCGAAAGCGAAGGCGCGGAAGTGGTGTTCCTGGAGGAATTCCGCACCCAGGACGACGAGCCGATGGGCGTGATCATCCGCAAGAAAGACGGCGGCTTCCTGTACACCACCACCGACCTTGGCGCGGTGCGCTACCGTCACAAGGTGTTGAACCTGGACCGCGTGATTTACGTGGTGGATGCGCGCCAGAGTCAGCATTTTGCCCAGATGTTCAGCATCTGCCGCAAGGCCGGTTTTGCGCCGGAAAGCATGAAGCTGGAGCATATCGGCTTTGGCGTGATGATGGGCGATGACGGCAAGCCGTTCAAGACCCGCTCCGGTGGCACGGTCAAGCTGATCGAGCTGCTGGACGAGGCGGAAGAGCGTGCCTACGCGCTGGTGTCGGAAAAGAACCCGGAGCTGTCCGAGGCTGAAAAGCGCGAAATCGCTGCGGCGGTAGGTATTGGTGCGGTGAAGTATGCCGACCTGTCCAAAAACCGCATGAGCGATTACATCTTCAACTGGGACACCATGCTGGCCTTTGAAGGCAATACTGCGCCGTATCTGCAATACGCCTACACCCGCGTGCAGAGCGTATTCCGCAAGGCGGAAAACGTGGACGCCAATGCGCCCATCGTGATTACCGAGCCAGCGGAGAAGCATCTGGCGGCGGCACTGGCCCAGTTTGAAGACACGCTGTTGTCAGTGGCGGAAGGTTGCTACCCGCACTACCTGTCCAACTATCTGTACCAGATTGCCACGCTGTTCTCGCGCTTCTACGAAGCCTGCCCGATCCTGAAGAGCGAAGGCGAGGTACGTGCCAGCCGCTTGCAACTGGCAGCGCTGACCGCCAAAACCCTGCGCACCGGCCTGGACCTGCTGGGCATCAAGGTGCTGGAAGCGATGTAA
- a CDS encoding aminopeptidase P family protein, with protein MLTIPQRLAALRQAMQQQHIDACLIPSSDPHLSEYLPAYWQARQWLSGFHGSMGTLIVTHDQAGLWADSRYWEQAAKELDGSGISLMKIQTAASTQHLDWLAEHLQPGHTLAVDGDVIGLAAVQALQGRLDSKDVRLRTDLDLLQTIWQNRPPLPQAAIYQHLPPFASTSRQDKLAAVRQAMQQHGADYHFISTLDDIAWLLNLRGADVNYNPVFISHLLLGPDSTTLFVDGKKVDAKLQAELAADGVQLADYHSAKSVLTSLPHSSTMLLDPRRITLGFHQAMPQSMPRVQAINPSTLLKACKTAAEAEHIRHTMEQDGAALCEFFAWFEQAVNREAITELSIDAQITAARARRPGFVSPSFATIAGFNANGALPHYRATEQAHASIAGDGLLLIDSGGQYHGGTTDITRVVAVGTPSPEQKRDFTLVLKGTLNLSMAHFPRGTLSPMLDALARAPMWQHNIDFGHGTGHGVGYFLNVHEGPQTISRSLPDASMAMQEGMITSVEPGIYRPGQWGVRIENLVLNVAAEKNGFGDFLRFETLTLCPIDTRCIEHSLLSRQEVDWLNHYHAEVRRRLQPLVDGTARDWLLQATKPI; from the coding sequence CTGCTCACCATTCCCCAGCGTCTGGCCGCCTTGCGCCAGGCCATGCAACAACAGCATATTGATGCCTGCCTGATTCCCTCTTCCGACCCGCATCTGTCCGAATACCTGCCCGCCTACTGGCAGGCAAGGCAGTGGCTGTCCGGCTTTCACGGCTCGATGGGTACACTGATTGTCACCCACGACCAAGCCGGCCTGTGGGCCGACAGCCGCTACTGGGAACAGGCCGCCAAGGAGCTGGACGGCAGCGGCATCAGCCTGATGAAAATCCAGACCGCCGCCAGTACACAGCATCTGGACTGGCTGGCAGAACACCTGCAGCCGGGCCATACCCTGGCGGTGGATGGCGATGTAATCGGCCTGGCCGCTGTCCAGGCACTGCAAGGCCGACTCGACAGCAAGGACGTGCGCCTGCGCACCGACCTCGACCTGCTGCAGACTATCTGGCAAAACAGGCCGCCCCTGCCGCAGGCCGCCATCTACCAGCACCTGCCACCGTTTGCCAGCACCAGCCGCCAGGACAAACTGGCCGCGGTGCGGCAGGCCATGCAGCAGCACGGTGCGGATTACCATTTCATTTCCACACTGGACGACATTGCCTGGCTGCTGAACCTGCGCGGCGCGGATGTCAATTACAACCCGGTGTTCATCAGCCACCTGCTGCTGGGTCCGGACAGCACCACCCTGTTTGTTGATGGCAAGAAAGTGGATGCCAAGCTGCAAGCCGAACTGGCAGCCGACGGCGTGCAACTGGCCGATTACCACAGTGCCAAGTCGGTACTGACTTCCCTGCCCCACAGCAGCACCATGCTGCTGGACCCGCGCCGCATCACGCTGGGTTTCCATCAGGCCATGCCACAAAGCATGCCGCGCGTGCAGGCCATCAACCCCAGCACCTTGCTGAAAGCCTGCAAGACCGCCGCCGAGGCAGAACACATCCGCCACACCATGGAGCAGGATGGCGCTGCGCTGTGCGAGTTCTTTGCCTGGTTCGAACAGGCAGTCAACCGCGAAGCCATCACCGAACTGAGCATCGACGCGCAGATTACCGCCGCCCGCGCCCGCCGCCCCGGTTTTGTCTCGCCCAGCTTTGCCACCATTGCCGGTTTCAATGCCAACGGCGCCCTGCCCCATTACCGCGCCACGGAACAGGCCCATGCCAGCATTGCCGGTGACGGCCTGCTGCTGATCGACTCCGGCGGTCAGTATCATGGCGGCACCACCGACATCACCCGCGTGGTGGCGGTCGGTACGCCCAGCCCGGAACAAAAGCGCGACTTCACCCTAGTGCTCAAGGGCACACTCAATCTGTCGATGGCCCACTTCCCGCGTGGCACCCTGTCGCCGATGCTGGATGCACTGGCCCGCGCCCCGATGTGGCAGCACAATATCGACTTTGGCCACGGCACCGGCCATGGCGTGGGTTATTTCCTCAATGTGCATGAAGGCCCGCAAACCATCTCGCGCAGCCTGCCGGATGCCAGCATGGCCATGCAGGAAGGCATGATCACCTCGGTGGAACCGGGCATCTATCGCCCCGGCCAATGGGGGGTGCGCATCGAGAACCTGGTGTTGAACGTAGCGGCGGAGAAAAACGGCTTTGGCGACTTCCTGCGCTTTGAAACCCTCACCCTCTGCCCGATCGACACCCGCTGCATCGAGCACAGCCTGCTGTCACGCCAGGAAGTGGACTGGCTGAACCACTATCACGCCGAAGTACGACGCCGCCTGCAGCCATTGGTTGATGGCACGGCCCGTGACTGGCTGCTGCAGGCTACCAAGCCCATCTGA
- a CDS encoding DEAD/DEAH box helicase translates to MHFSDLGVAPTILRALEAAGYDTPTGVQAEAIPAAIAGRDLLVSAQTGSGKTAAFLLPALTKLSERSTGKGQGPRVLVLCPTRELAQQVEKNALEYGKDLRWMRTACLVGGASFGYQTRALSRPIDLIVATPGRLMDHMRSGRVDFSRLEMLVLDEADRMLDMGFIEDIETIVKATPESRQTVLFSATLDGTVGRMAEKITREPQRIEIARTETSGGTIEEHLLYADDLNHKHRLLDHILKESGFDQCVIFSATKAYSEELADKLSDQGYSAACLHGDMPQSWRNRTLNDLRRGRIKILVATDVAARGIDVPTITHVVNFDLPKQAEDYVHRIGRTGRAGRDGTAITLAESKEFHKVRRIEQYLKRQITEGVIEGMEPTRRPPKGPRRNGKPGGYGAQGQRRGGSSNGNGYGRDRREGGYGRGTGGSYDKRGPRAAGSSQGQRSTQRAD, encoded by the coding sequence ATGCATTTCTCCGACCTGGGCGTAGCCCCGACCATCCTGCGCGCACTCGAAGCTGCTGGTTACGACACCCCCACCGGCGTACAAGCCGAAGCCATTCCTGCTGCCATTGCTGGCCGCGACCTGCTGGTTTCCGCTCAAACCGGTAGCGGCAAGACCGCAGCCTTCCTGCTGCCGGCCCTGACCAAGCTGTCCGAGCGTTCCACCGGCAAGGGCCAAGGCCCGCGCGTTCTGGTGCTGTGCCCGACCCGCGAACTGGCGCAACAGGTGGAAAAGAACGCCCTGGAATACGGCAAGGACCTGCGCTGGATGCGTACCGCCTGCCTGGTGGGCGGCGCTTCCTTTGGCTACCAGACCCGCGCCCTGTCTCGCCCGATCGACCTGATCGTGGCTACGCCGGGCCGCCTGATGGACCACATGCGCTCCGGCCGTGTTGACTTCTCCCGCCTGGAAATGCTGGTGCTGGACGAAGCCGACCGCATGCTGGACATGGGCTTCATCGAAGACATCGAAACCATCGTCAAGGCCACTCCGGAAAGCCGCCAGACCGTGCTGTTCTCCGCTACGCTGGATGGCACCGTTGGCCGCATGGCTGAAAAAATCACCCGCGAACCGCAGCGCATCGAAATTGCCCGTACCGAAACTTCCGGCGGCACCATCGAAGAACACCTGCTGTACGCGGACGACCTGAACCACAAGCATCGCCTGCTGGATCACATCCTGAAAGAATCCGGCTTTGACCAGTGCGTGATTTTCTCCGCCACCAAGGCTTACAGCGAAGAACTGGCTGACAAGCTGTCCGACCAGGGCTACTCCGCCGCCTGCCTGCATGGCGACATGCCGCAAAGCTGGCGTAACCGTACCCTGAACGACCTGCGTCGCGGTCGTATCAAAATTCTGGTGGCTACCGATGTGGCTGCACGCGGTATCGACGTACCCACCATCACCCACGTGGTGAACTTCGACCTGCCGAAACAGGCTGAAGACTATGTGCATCGTATCGGTCGTACCGGTCGTGCCGGTCGTGACGGCACTGCCATTACCCTGGCGGAATCGAAAGAATTCCACAAGGTACGCCGCATCGAGCAATACCTGAAGCGTCAGATCACCGAAGGCGTGATCGAAGGCATGGAGCCGACCCGTCGTCCGCCGAAAGGCCCGCGTCGCAATGGCAAGCCGGGTGGCTATGGTGCTCAGGGTCAGCGTCGTGGTGGTAGCAGCAACGGTAACGGCTATGGCCGCGACCGTCGCGAAGGCGGCTACGGCCGTGGCACTGGCGGCAGCTACGACAAGCGCGGCCCGCGCGCTGCCGGTAGCAGCCAGGGTCAGCGCAGCACCCAGCGCGCCGACTAA
- a CDS encoding hydroxypyruvate isomerase family protein, whose amino-acid sequence MLKLCANLSMLFSHLPWPERFAAARAAGFAAVEIQFPYEHTVEQLQGWLNQHQLKLVLINAPAGDLMQGGAGLAGQPGKEAEFASGLQQCLHYATQLGVEAVNILPGRLAEGSRRQQALATLNANLLMAAELLGQHHIRCTVEAINRHDMPGFLVSTLAELQQLPAHPNLFWQIDLYHMASMGEALAPLLAQHWQRIGHLQFADYPGRGAPGSGALDFASLFSQIKALPYAFWSGAEYRDNNGDMGWLASLPGQQDDAALRH is encoded by the coding sequence ATGTTGAAGCTCTGCGCCAACCTCAGCATGCTGTTCAGCCACCTGCCGTGGCCGGAACGCTTTGCCGCCGCCCGCGCCGCCGGTTTTGCTGCAGTGGAAATCCAGTTCCCCTATGAACATACGGTGGAACAGCTGCAAGGCTGGCTGAATCAGCATCAGCTAAAGCTGGTACTGATCAACGCCCCGGCCGGTGACCTGATGCAAGGTGGCGCAGGGCTGGCCGGCCAGCCCGGCAAGGAAGCGGAATTTGCCAGCGGCCTGCAGCAATGCCTGCATTACGCCACGCAACTGGGCGTGGAAGCGGTGAACATCCTGCCCGGACGCCTGGCCGAAGGCAGCCGCCGCCAGCAGGCCCTGGCCACACTGAATGCCAATCTGCTGATGGCTGCCGAGCTGCTTGGCCAGCATCACATCCGCTGCACCGTGGAGGCCATCAACCGCCATGACATGCCGGGCTTTCTGGTGAGCACACTTGCCGAATTGCAGCAACTGCCCGCTCACCCCAATCTTTTCTGGCAAATCGACCTTTACCACATGGCCAGCATGGGCGAAGCGCTGGCGCCCTTGCTGGCGCAACACTGGCAACGCATCGGTCATTTGCAGTTTGCCGACTACCCCGGCCGCGGCGCTCCAGGCAGCGGTGCGCTGGACTTTGCCAGCTTGTTCAGTCAAATCAAGGCCCTGCCCTATGCCTTCTGGAGCGGCGCGGAATACCGCGACAATAATGGCGACATGGGCTGGCTGGCCTCGCTGCCAGGCCAGCAGGACGATGCTGCACTGCGGCACTGA
- a CDS encoding NAD(P)-dependent oxidoreductase: MERIGFIGLGLMGLPMCRRLQAAGFPLTVWNRSPDKLEQARAEGMSASTSLAELAGASDIIMLCIADAAAVQSVVAQLLPVLRAGQLVIDLSSIDPDTTRRCAEQVRQQGANWVDAPVSGGVRGAEQGTLVIMAGGSEADIQRASQVLQPLSQRITRMGDVGSGQVTKICNQLIVAANAMLIAEAVALAENNGVDASLLAPALAGGFADSLPLQILAPRMAARQAEPVQWKVATLLKDLDNAGQLSRQSQSATPLAALASQLMRLHAAQGHAMADLSSVINLYQEPRPC; encoded by the coding sequence ATGGAAAGAATCGGTTTTATCGGACTGGGCCTGATGGGCCTGCCCATGTGCCGCAGGCTGCAGGCTGCCGGCTTCCCGCTCACGGTGTGGAACCGCTCACCGGACAAGCTGGAACAGGCCCGCGCCGAGGGCATGTCCGCCTCAACATCGCTGGCGGAACTGGCGGGTGCCAGTGACATCATCATGCTGTGCATTGCCGATGCCGCTGCGGTGCAAAGCGTGGTGGCGCAATTGCTCCCGGTCTTGCGCGCCGGCCAGCTCGTCATTGACCTGTCCAGCATCGACCCGGACACCACCCGCCGCTGCGCAGAGCAAGTCAGGCAACAGGGTGCCAACTGGGTGGATGCGCCGGTATCCGGCGGGGTAAGGGGTGCGGAACAAGGCACACTGGTGATCATGGCCGGTGGCAGCGAGGCGGACATCCAGCGCGCTAGCCAGGTACTGCAGCCGCTGTCGCAGCGCATTACCCGCATGGGTGATGTCGGCAGCGGGCAGGTGACCAAAATCTGTAACCAGCTGATTGTGGCCGCCAATGCCATGCTGATTGCCGAAGCCGTGGCGCTGGCCGAAAACAATGGTGTGGATGCCAGCCTGCTGGCACCAGCACTGGCTGGCGGCTTTGCCGATTCGCTACCCTTGCAAATCCTGGCCCCGCGCATGGCAGCGCGTCAGGCCGAGCCGGTACAGTGGAAGGTGGCTACCTTGCTGAAGGATCTGGACAACGCCGGTCAGCTATCCAGACAAAGCCAGTCGGCCACCCCACTGGCCGCGCTGGCCAGCCAGTTGATGCGCCTGCATGCGGCACAAGGCCACGCCATGGCCGACCTCAGCAGCGTCATCAATCTGTATCAGGAACCCAGACCATGTTGA